The DNA region CACGCCGCGCGGGGTCGACAGGATCGACAGACCGAGCCCGTTGTAGACACGGGGCAGGTCGGCGATCTTCGAATAGACGCGACGGCCGGGCTTCGACACACGGGCGATCTGCTTAATGACAGGCTCGCCTTCGTGGTACTTCAGCTCGATCTTCAGGTTCTTGACGCCGGGACGCAGCTCTTCCTCGGACCAGCCGCGGATGAAGCCTTCGCGCTTCAGCACGTCCAGGACGTTGACGCGCAACTTTGACGCCGGGGAAACCACAACGGACATGCGGGCGTGCTGACCGTTACGGATGCGGGTCAGCATATCGCCGAGCGGATCGCTCAAAGACATTCTCGGACCCTCCTTACCAGCTCGACTTCGTCATCCCCGGGATCTGGCCGGTCGAGGCCAGTTCGCGGAGGGTGACGCGGGACAGCTTGAACTTGCGATAGAACGCGCGCGGACGCCCGGTCAACTCGCAGCGGTTCCGGACGCGCACCTTCGAGGAGTTGCGCGGCAGTTCGGCCAGCTTGAGGCGGGCAGCGAATTGCTCTTCCGGCGGGAGGGTCTTGTCGTTCGCGATAGCCTTCAGCTTCGCACGCTTGTTCGCGTACTGCTTGGCCAGCTTGGCGCGACGCTTGTTCTTTTCGATGGCACTGGTCTTAGCCATGGTCGTGCTCCAGCCTCAGCTCACGAACGGCATGTCGAAGCCCTTCAGGAGAGCCTTGGCTTCCTGATCGGTCTTCGCCGAGGTGACGATGATGATGTCCATGCCGCGGATCTGATCGATCTTGTCGTAATCGATCTCCGGGAAAATGATC from Azospirillum thiophilum includes:
- the rpsH gene encoding 30S ribosomal protein S8, with protein sequence MSLSDPLGDMLTRIRNGQHARMSVVVSPASKLRVNVLDVLKREGFIRGWSEEELRPGVKNLKIELKYHEGEPVIKQIARVSKPGRRVYSKIADLPRVYNGLGLSILSTPRGVMSDNEARAANVGGEVLCRVF
- the rpsN gene encoding 30S ribosomal protein S14, with product MAKTSAIEKNKRRAKLAKQYANKRAKLKAIANDKTLPPEEQFAARLKLAELPRNSSKVRVRNRCELTGRPRAFYRKFKLSRVTLRELASTGQIPGMTKSSW